Sequence from the Mustela erminea isolate mMusErm1 chromosome 8, mMusErm1.Pri, whole genome shotgun sequence genome:
taaaagccacgagtgaaaccatctggtcctgagcTTTTCTTTGCTGGAAAAGTTTTTTGACTACTGACTCAATCTGTTTATTACACATctgctcagattttctgtttctccttgagTCAGTTATATTAGTTTGTGTGTTTccaggaatttgttcatttctcctAGGTTAGCTGATGTGTTGGCATACAATTGTTCTAATATgttataatactttttatttctgtaaggtcagAAGtcattctctgctttctttcctgattttagaaattcaagtcttctgactttttttttttgtcaatttagCTAAAGTTTTGTCAAGTTTGTTAAActcttcaaagaaccaacttttagtGTCATTGATTTTCTGCATTATTTTACtgttctctaatctttattatttcattctttctatttgCTTTAACATtagttttgtgttcttttcctttcttttccaagatggaaagttaaattattgatttgaaatcttttttcaaTGTTGgtgtttatagctataaatttctGTGTCCTTCTTTCATTACATTTCctaagttttgatatgttgtatccCATTTTCATTAATCtcaaaatactttataatttccATTGTGATTCCTTCTTTTACCCACTGGTGATTTAAAGATGTGTTGTTTAGCTTCCATATATTTGTAAGTTTTCCAAATTGCTTTATGTTATtgatttgtgatttcattttattttgtttggagaGCATAgtataaattaaatcttttaaaatttattgagacttgcttTGTGAACTAACATATGGTCTATCCAGGGTAATGtgccatgtgcaccagagaagaatgtattCTGCTCTTGTTGGATATAGTGTGTTCTACATATGCTTGTGAGGTCTATTTGGCTTTTAATGTTGTCCAAATCcattatttccttgctgatattTAGTTTTGCTGTTCTATTCATTATTGAAAATGGAGTATTGAAGTTATAAACCATTGCTAAATTCATTTTGAGTCTTGAAGGATATTTTGGGTAGATATAGAATTCCAGTGGTAATTGTTTTCTttgaacaaaggaaaatataatccTTTTACTTTggcttccattatttttttattttttatgttgatttttcccccccaatggaatttttttttcggcataacagtattctttattttttcaccacatccagggctccatgcaatctgtgccctctataatacccaccacctggtaccccaacctcccacccacccatcaattcattatttttaatctgtaagCCAACTGTCAGtcttaattttaaagttaatactTTGAAGTGACTatgtctcctttaaaaaaaaagattgatttatttattttaggggaaggggcagtgggagatggagagggagagtctcaagcatactccacactgagtgcataCTCCCAtggggcccaatctcacaaccctgagataatgacctgagccaaaaccaagagtcagaggcctgaccaactgtgccacccaagtgcccctggagtGACTATGTCTTCCTTCTCAggctgcttttaacatttttttctttattttggttccAAATACTTTTAGTATGATATGTCTAAGTGTGGTGTTTTTTGTATAAATCCTGCTTTGATTTTGTAGGGTTAATGAATCATTGGTTTGAGATAATACTTGGCCATTATCTCTTCAAGTTCTGATTCAacctatttctctctttccctcctttttaggAACTCATACTATGTACGTCTCTATATCTTAGTCTCTAacctttgtttctgatttttcaattcttttcctatttttattattatttgtaatattagccaccatacagtacatcattagtttttttatgtagtgttccaagattcattgtttacatataaaacccagtgctccatgcaatacatgccctccttaatactcatcactgggCTAGCCCATCCCTCTAACcccatcccctctaaaaccctcagtttgtttcatggagtccatggtctctcatggttcatctccccctctgatttccaccccttcatttttcccttccttctcctattccttatgttccacttttgagtgaaaccatatgataactggctttctttgcttgacttatttcactcagcataatctcctccagtcccatccatgttgatgcaaatgttgggtattcatcatttctgatagctgagtaatagtccattgtatatatggaccacatcttctttatccattcatctgttgaagggcatctctgctctttccacagtctggctatggtggacattgctgctatgaatactggggtgcatatggcctttcttttcgctacatctgtatctttggggtaaatatccagtagtgcaattgccaggttatagggtagctctcaACCCCTTTTCTCTTAATGCttcattctgaatattttctaCTGATCTGTATTCTAGTTTACAAATTTTCTCCTTAGCAATTTCTAATCTGAAAAATCCATTCATTGAGTTCCTAATTTTAGtcattgtacttttaaaaaagttacccACTATTCTCTTTATTACTTCCACAATCCTGTTAAAATTCTTAGTCTTTAAACATAATaactttcactttttaatttaaaatcaaatagtCAACATACACCACATTactagtttttgatataatgttcaatgattcattggttGTGTGTATGTTAACTCCAAAATCTGAAACCTCTTTGggtttttctattgtttctgatattttaattcatattgcAGGAACTCCTCAATTTTTGAATTGTGTGTTTGGCAGTATATACACAAAACTTCTATGGATAACACTGAGGGCTAGGATAATGTGTCTTCTTgagatgtgtttatttttgcaagGTGTCAGAGACACCAGCATTCatatcacctctttttttttccattttattttatttcttgtcagtgttccagcattcattgtttatgcatcacaccaagtgctccatgtaatatgtgccctccataatacccatcaccaggctcacccaatcccccacttccctcccctccaaaaccctcagtttgtttctcagagtccacagtctctcacggtttgtctccccctccagtttcccccaactcacttctcctctccatctcccaatgtcctctgtgttattccttatgctccacaagtaagtgaaaccatataatacttGATACAATTTCAGTGATTGAAAAATTCAGAAGCTGAGCTGCCTACCTACTCCTTATTTAACTCACTCCTATGGTGCAACCTGGGTGGTCCCTCGTAATCAACCACTGTCAGCATTAACTCTTCAAGACAGGAAAAACCTTCCTGCTTAGATACCTGGCCTCTCagactttattttcaaaactgcCTTATgtctcaagagaaaaagaagtttcaGTAATGAAATCCCTAAACCTCTGTGTTTatcttggattttgttttgtaattcttTACTAAACCATTAACTCTCTTATACCTTcaatcagatttttttgttgtcaGTTATCTTTTCTTAAGAGTCTTCAGCAGGAAGTTTAGCTTGACCTACTTCGTCTGCCAATACTGGAACTGTAATTCCCCTGGGGAGGACTGAGATTCATGCCACTCCCCAGAAATGGAAACCTCTCCATGCTTTACCTTCAAGATTTTGTGCTGGAGGGATTCAAGGGAGGCCTGGAGACCCAGGCCCTGCTCTTTGCTGTGTTTCTGGCCCTGTACATGGTGACTGTGCTGGGGAACCTTACCATGATCATGGTTATTACCCTGGATGCCCACCTGCActcccccatgtacttcttcctcaagAACCTCTCCTTCCTGGATTTGTGCTACTCATCTGTTATTGCACCCAATGCCCTGGTCAACTTCTTCTCCCCATCTAAGGTCATCACCTTTGCAGGCTGTGCCACCCagttattctttttctccctactAGTCACCACTGAAGGTTTCCTCCTGGGTgtcatggcctatgaccgcttcATGGCCATCTGCAGCCCCTTGCGCTACCCTATCACCATGTGCCACTCTGCCTGCACTCGCCTGGTTCTGGGCACCTACTGTGGAGGCTGCCTCAACTCTGTTGTGCAGACCAGCTTCACATTCCGCCTCCCATTCTGCAGCTCCAACCATATCAACCACTTCTTCTGTGATGTTCCCCCACTGCTCCAGCTCGCCTGTGGCAACACAGCCATTAATGAACTTATCTTATTTGGCATCTGTGGGCTCATAATTGTGGGTGTGACATCTGTGGTCCTCGTCTCTTATGGCTACATCACGGTGACCATCCTGCGGATGCGCTCAGGAGCTGGGAGACGCAAGGTCTTCTCCACCTGTGGCTCCCACATGGCTGCAGTGACACTCTTTGTTGGGACTGTCTTTGTCATGTATGCCCAGCCAGGAGCAATTGAGTCCATGGAGCAGGGCAAGGTGGTCTCTGTCTTCTACACGCTGGTCATCCCAATGCTCAATCCCCTCATCTACAGTCTGCGAAATAAGGATGTGAAGGAGGCCCTGTGGAGGCTGCGCCAGAAACACACAGCCATGTGAAGAATGTACTGGAGGGAAAGACTGTGCCCTGCAGACTGGATGGAGGTCTCAGAGAGACACTGAACTATGAGGACCCCCTAAAACCACTTCCACTTCCAGATGGAATTGGATATGTTAAGAAactcattcatttactctttcAATCAACGTTGCTTAAAAGCATTTAATGGAAAAGATGTTTATTAAGTGGGAAATGCATAGAAAAATAAGGATGTTCTTCACCCAGTAAGTgctcagagaaggaagaatgactTGAATCACATGAAGAGTGGGCAGAGCAATCACTGGGCATCAAAGCAGGGGTGGGTCTTCTGCCTATTATTTATTATGGTTCCTTGGGCCATCCAGATTTAGTGGGAAATAGGTCAGATATTTGTTCATCTTGATCAAACTtgtaagaaaataatgttttaaacacTGTACCTCTACCTTCTTGTATTCTAGATGCAGGGTCTTGCTGTCTCCTGTTGGCCAGACATGAGCATTTGCCTCTCATAAATGGGCTGTCATCCTTAAAATACCACTTCCAGAGAgatctgtttaaaataataatttaatgcaTGGCCAAGGCATTCTCCATGGTGGAATAGGCTTGGCTGGAGTGGTTCAGGTCTGACAATAGGGCCTCTCTCACAGAAGAGCCAGGTTGGTGGTTTGAGGCAAATGCGTTGGTTTCTTTCAGGGGAAGGAGCTTCCTTGGGCTCTGCTTCATGACACCAAGGGCATGGAAGACACTTTAGAAAAGATGACCCAGAGCTCCAGCTGTGACATCCACCTTCCTAGTCACAGAACGGTACACATGAAGTATAAACAGATACAGCTTTTATGCATCtacagaaaaaatatcaaaacatatCCACTGAGAGAGATCACCACTAGCCAGGTAGAAAGAAACCTACTCAGTTTCCACAATACCCCTGCCTCCTTATAGTCATCGCCCTGCAAGGTTAACACCTATCCTCCCTCTAAAACACAGATTAGTTTTGTCTGCTGTGAACTTCCTATGAATAGAAGAacacaatttttcttcttttgtactttt
This genomic interval carries:
- the LOC116597054 gene encoding olfactory receptor 12-like, coding for MPLPRNGNLSMLYLQDFVLEGFKGGLETQALLFAVFLALYMVTVLGNLTMIMVITLDAHLHSPMYFFLKNLSFLDLCYSSVIAPNALVNFFSPSKVITFAGCATQLFFFSLLVTTEGFLLGVMAYDRFMAICSPLRYPITMCHSACTRLVLGTYCGGCLNSVVQTSFTFRLPFCSSNHINHFFCDVPPLLQLACGNTAINELILFGICGLIIVGVTSVVLVSYGYITVTILRMRSGAGRRKVFSTCGSHMAAVTLFVGTVFVMYAQPGAIESMEQGKVVSVFYTLVIPMLNPLIYSLRNKDVKEALWRLRQKHTAM